One window from the genome of Streptomyces sp. NBC_00708 encodes:
- a CDS encoding alkaline phosphatase family protein — protein sequence MAQPAWQDDFVPLSVDSAPVPEYGSGSLADLLPTLLAGQEVPGFAAAIGELAPADRNCVFLIDGLGWEQIKAHPDEAPFLHALLPTSRGGTGRPITAGFPATTATSLASVGTGLPPGEHGLPGYTVRNPETGELMNQLRWNPWTPPKAWQPHPTLFQLADAAGVRTAQVSAPAFEQTPLTKVALSGGSFLGRLSGEDRMDTAAERLAAGDRSLVYTYYSEVDGKGHRFGTDSDAWRGQLMYVDGLARRLAEQLPPRSALYITADHGMIDIPFDEQSRIDFDEDWELSAGVALLGGEGRARHVYAVPGAASDVLAVWREVLGEQFWVASRDEAVAAGWFGPTIDERVYGRIGDVVAAAHDDVVITASRNEPHESAMVGMHGSMTPVEQFVPLLEVRS from the coding sequence ATGGCCCAGCCGGCCTGGCAGGACGACTTCGTCCCGCTGTCCGTCGACTCCGCGCCCGTCCCGGAGTACGGCAGCGGCTCCCTCGCCGACCTGCTGCCGACCCTGCTCGCGGGCCAGGAAGTGCCCGGCTTCGCCGCGGCCATCGGCGAACTCGCCCCCGCCGACCGCAACTGCGTCTTCCTGATCGACGGCCTCGGCTGGGAGCAGATAAAGGCGCACCCGGACGAGGCCCCGTTCCTGCACGCGCTGCTGCCCACCTCGCGCGGCGGCACCGGCCGCCCGATCACGGCGGGCTTCCCGGCCACGACGGCGACCTCGCTCGCCTCCGTCGGCACCGGCCTGCCCCCCGGCGAGCACGGTCTTCCCGGCTACACGGTCCGTAACCCCGAGACCGGCGAGCTGATGAACCAACTCCGCTGGAACCCCTGGACCCCGCCGAAGGCCTGGCAGCCCCACCCCACCCTCTTCCAGCTCGCCGACGCCGCCGGTGTGCGGACCGCCCAGGTCTCCGCCCCCGCCTTCGAGCAGACCCCGCTGACCAAGGTCGCGCTCAGCGGCGGCTCCTTCCTCGGCCGGCTCAGCGGCGAGGACCGGATGGACACCGCCGCCGAGCGACTGGCCGCCGGCGACCGCTCGCTCGTCTACACGTACTACAGCGAGGTCGACGGCAAGGGCCACCGCTTCGGCACCGACTCCGACGCCTGGCGCGGACAGCTGATGTACGTCGACGGGCTGGCGCGCCGCCTGGCCGAGCAGCTTCCGCCGCGCTCGGCGCTCTACATCACCGCCGACCACGGCATGATCGACATCCCGTTCGACGAGCAGTCCCGGATCGACTTCGACGAGGACTGGGAGCTGAGCGCCGGCGTCGCGCTGCTCGGCGGCGAGGGCCGTGCCCGGCACGTGTACGCCGTCCCGGGTGCCGCCTCCGACGTGCTGGCCGTCTGGCGCGAGGTGCTGGGCGAGCAGTTCTGGGTGGCGAGCCGGGACGAGGCCGTCGCGGCCGGCTGGTTCGGTCCCACCATCGACGAGCGGGTGTACGGCAGGATCGGGGACGTGGTCGCGGCGGCCCACGACGACGTGGTGATCACCGCGTCCCGCAACGAGCCGCACGAGTCGGCCATGGTCGGCATGCACGGCTCCATGACCCCCGTCGAGCAGTTCGTCCCGCTCCTCGAAGTACGCTCCTAG
- a CDS encoding thymidine kinase gives MPELVFFSGTMDCGKSTLALQIGHNRSARGLQGVIFTRDDRAGEGKLSSRLGLVTEAVEADEGMDLYAYLVAQLSKGGRVDYVIVDEAQFLAPDQIDQLARVVDDLEMDVFAFGITTDFRTRLFPGSQRLVELADRIEQLQVEALCWCGARATHNARTIDGEMVVEGAQVVVGDVNRPAGEVGYEVLCRRHHRRRATAASARAGALSPDVLPVSSA, from the coding sequence ATGCCCGAGCTTGTGTTCTTCTCCGGGACGATGGACTGCGGCAAGAGCACCCTGGCCCTCCAGATCGGTCACAACCGCTCGGCGAGGGGTCTGCAGGGCGTCATCTTCACCCGGGACGACCGGGCGGGGGAGGGGAAGCTGTCCTCCCGGCTCGGTCTTGTCACGGAGGCGGTCGAGGCGGACGAGGGCATGGACCTCTACGCGTATCTCGTCGCCCAGCTCTCCAAAGGGGGCCGGGTCGACTACGTGATCGTGGACGAGGCGCAGTTCCTGGCCCCGGACCAGATCGACCAGCTGGCCCGGGTCGTGGACGACCTGGAGATGGACGTCTTCGCGTTCGGTATCACGACGGACTTCCGCACCCGCCTGTTCCCCGGCTCCCAGCGGCTGGTCGAGCTGGCGGACCGGATCGAACAGCTCCAGGTCGAGGCCCTCTGCTGGTGCGGCGCCCGCGCCACGCACAACGCCCGGACCATAGACGGCGAGATGGTCGTCGAGGGCGCGCAGGTCGTCGTCGGCGATGTGAACCGCCCGGCGGGCGAGGTGGGTTACGAGGTGCTCTGCCGCCGTCACCACCGCCGCCGCGCGACCGCGGCGTCCGCGCGGGCGGGCGCGCTCTCGCCGGACGTCCTGCCGGTCTCCTCCGCCTGA
- a CDS encoding MerR family transcriptional regulator, translated as MRIGELAAQTGLTRDALRFYERTGLITGQRLANGYRDFPPETVPWLAYVRTAQALGFSLAEIARTGEELRDAPDSAAALSALFEEKIAAIDARTAQLAALRADLTARVGSGCPLRAAG; from the coding sequence GTGCGTATCGGGGAGCTGGCCGCGCAGACGGGGCTGACCAGGGACGCCCTCCGCTTCTACGAGCGGACCGGGCTGATCACCGGGCAGCGGCTGGCCAACGGCTACCGCGACTTCCCGCCCGAGACGGTGCCGTGGCTCGCGTACGTCCGTACCGCGCAGGCGCTCGGCTTCTCGCTGGCGGAGATCGCGCGCACCGGTGAGGAACTGCGCGACGCACCCGACAGTGCCGCGGCCCTGTCCGCACTGTTCGAGGAGAAGATCGCGGCGATCGACGCGCGCACCGCCCAACTCGCCGCGCTGCGGGCCGACCTCACGGCCCGCGTCGGCTCGGGCTGCCCCCTGCGGGCGGCGGGCTGA
- a CDS encoding VOC family protein: protein MTEAAARRTPGTPCWVSLIVHGLRTTQNFYAELFGWEFGPGPEQLGPYVRALIDGKEVAGIGQLPPDRHLPIAWTTYLATDDADQTAEAIRACGGTVGVGPLDAGEAGRMAIASDPGGAVFGIWQAAAHIGTTLAGQPGTPVWNELVTRETSTVAKFYQAVFGYETKAVVSADFDYQTLHLQGRPVASLHGVGHALLRDRGPHWMTYFEVADTDEAAQRVAELGGHVLSPPRESPSGRVATVADPEGAVFTIQRSAKD from the coding sequence ATGACCGAGGCTGCCGCTCGGCGTACACCCGGAACACCTTGCTGGGTGAGCCTGATCGTGCACGGCCTGCGCACGACCCAGAACTTCTACGCCGAGCTGTTCGGCTGGGAGTTCGGCCCCGGCCCCGAGCAGCTCGGCCCGTACGTGCGGGCGCTGATCGACGGGAAGGAGGTGGCGGGCATCGGACAGCTGCCGCCGGACCGGCATCTCCCGATCGCCTGGACGACCTATCTGGCCACCGACGACGCGGACCAGACGGCGGAGGCGATCCGGGCCTGCGGTGGCACGGTCGGCGTCGGGCCGCTCGACGCGGGCGAGGCGGGCCGCATGGCCATCGCGTCCGACCCGGGCGGGGCCGTCTTCGGCATCTGGCAGGCCGCCGCGCACATCGGCACCACGCTGGCCGGGCAGCCCGGCACCCCGGTCTGGAACGAGCTGGTGACCCGGGAGACGTCGACGGTCGCCAAGTTCTACCAGGCGGTCTTCGGCTACGAGACCAAGGCCGTCGTCTCGGCGGACTTCGACTACCAGACCCTGCATCTCCAGGGCCGTCCGGTGGCCTCCCTGCACGGCGTCGGCCATGCCCTGCTGCGCGACCGGGGACCGCACTGGATGACGTACTTCGAGGTGGCCGACACCGACGAGGCCGCGCAGCGGGTGGCGGAGCTCGGCGGTCACGTCCTCAGCCCGCCGAGAGAGAGCCCGAGCGGCAGAGTCGCGACGGTCGCGGACCCGGAGGGCGCGGTGTTCACGATCCAGCGGTCGGCGAAGGACTGA
- a CDS encoding sulfurtransferase has translation MKPIISVSECVSELAGPRPPVLLDVRWQLGGPNGRPDYEAGHIPGAVYVDLDTELAGPAGAGGRHPLPDPAEFGAVMCRAGVRGDAPVVVYDGGQGWAAARAWWLLRWTGHRDVRVLDGGLAAWTGELSKETPDPAEGDFVPAPGALPLLDADAAAVLARSGVLLDARAAERYRGDVEPIDRVGGHIPGALSAPTGENMDADGRFLSPGRLAARFAGLGVGGDTAEVGVYCGSGVSGAQQVLALELAGHRAALYAGSWSDWSADESRPVATGPDPR, from the coding sequence ATGAAGCCCATCATCTCCGTATCCGAATGTGTGAGCGAACTGGCGGGGCCACGTCCGCCGGTGCTCCTGGACGTACGTTGGCAGCTGGGCGGCCCGAACGGCCGGCCCGACTACGAGGCGGGGCACATCCCCGGCGCGGTCTACGTGGACCTCGACACGGAGCTCGCCGGTCCGGCGGGTGCCGGCGGCCGTCACCCGCTGCCGGACCCGGCGGAGTTCGGGGCTGTGATGTGCCGCGCGGGGGTCCGCGGGGACGCACCGGTCGTGGTCTACGACGGCGGCCAGGGCTGGGCGGCCGCGCGCGCCTGGTGGCTGCTGCGCTGGACGGGGCACCGGGACGTCCGGGTGCTGGACGGCGGGCTCGCGGCCTGGACGGGGGAGCTGTCGAAGGAGACCCCGGACCCCGCCGAGGGTGACTTCGTGCCCGCGCCGGGCGCGCTGCCGCTGCTCGACGCGGACGCAGCCGCGGTCCTGGCCCGTTCGGGCGTCCTGCTCGACGCGCGGGCGGCCGAGCGCTACCGGGGCGATGTGGAGCCCATCGACCGGGTCGGCGGCCACATCCCGGGCGCCCTCTCCGCCCCGACCGGCGAGAACATGGACGCGGACGGACGCTTCCTGAGCCCCGGCCGCCTGGCCGCCCGGTTCGCCGGCCTCGGCGTCGGCGGGGACACGGCGGAGGTCGGCGTCTACTGCGGTTCGGGCGTCTCCGGGGCCCAGCAGGTGCTGGCACTGGAACTCGCCGGGCATCGGGCGGCCCTCTACGCGGGCTCCTGGTCCGACTGGTCCGCCGACGAGTCGCGCCCGGTCGCCACCGGACCCGACCCCCGCTAA
- the sepH gene encoding septation protein SepH, protein MPELRVVAVSNDGTRLVLKAADSTEYTLPIDERLRAAVRNDRARLGQIEIEVESHLRPRDIQARIRAGASAEEVAQFAGIPVDRVRRFEGPVLAERAFMAERARKTPVRRPGENTGPQLGEAVQERLLLRGADKETVQWDSWRRDDGTWEVLLVYRVAGEPHSASWTYDPPRRLVQAVDDEARSLIGETDEVAAPEPSFPFVPRIARLPRDRPLDRALDRQIERPAPPPPPEPEERISGVTASERDSLTSLLEAVPSFRGDMVVPERPSPPEPPAIEPAEREPEAEEPPAASAGAGSAYADVLMPRAVAGHRDRLTGTTDRQAEADGVRPGRRAAVPSWDEIVFGTRRKKQD, encoded by the coding sequence ATGCCCGAACTGCGTGTCGTGGCCGTCTCCAACGACGGCACACGACTGGTGCTCAAGGCTGCGGACAGCACGGAGTACACGCTTCCGATCGACGAGCGGCTGCGAGCCGCCGTGCGCAACGACCGCGCCCGGCTCGGCCAGATCGAGATCGAGGTGGAGAGCCACCTCCGCCCCCGCGACATCCAGGCCCGGATACGAGCCGGCGCCTCCGCGGAGGAGGTCGCCCAGTTCGCCGGGATTCCCGTCGACCGTGTCCGCCGCTTCGAGGGCCCCGTGCTCGCGGAACGCGCCTTCATGGCCGAGCGGGCCCGGAAGACTCCCGTGCGCCGTCCCGGCGAGAACACCGGCCCCCAGCTCGGCGAGGCGGTGCAGGAGCGGCTGCTGCTGCGCGGCGCCGACAAGGAGACCGTCCAGTGGGACTCGTGGCGCCGCGACGACGGCACCTGGGAGGTCCTCCTGGTGTACCGGGTCGCCGGTGAGCCACACTCGGCGAGCTGGACGTACGACCCGCCGCGCCGGCTGGTCCAGGCCGTCGACGACGAGGCGCGTTCGCTGATCGGCGAGACGGACGAGGTCGCCGCGCCCGAGCCCAGCTTCCCGTTCGTCCCCCGGATCGCCCGGCTGCCGCGCGACCGGCCGCTGGACCGTGCGCTGGACCGGCAGATCGAGCGCCCGGCCCCGCCGCCGCCCCCGGAGCCGGAGGAGCGGATCAGCGGGGTGACCGCGAGCGAGCGCGATTCGCTCACCAGCCTGCTGGAGGCGGTCCCGAGCTTCCGCGGTGACATGGTCGTACCGGAGCGGCCATCGCCGCCCGAGCCCCCGGCGATCGAGCCGGCGGAGCGGGAACCGGAGGCCGAGGAGCCGCCGGCCGCGTCGGCGGGCGCGGGCTCCGCGTACGCGGACGTCCTGATGCCGCGCGCGGTCGCGGGCCACCGCGACCGGCTGACCGGGACGACGGACCGGCAGGCCGAGGCGGACGGGGTCCGGCCGGGACGCCGCGCGGCGGTGCCCAGCTGGGACGAGATCGTCTTCGGCACGCGCCGCAAGAAGCAGGATTAG
- a CDS encoding FAD-binding protein, with the protein MTETYARTATSPWRNWAGNVTARPARTVSPASVDELAEVLRRASEDGLRVKPAGTGHSFTATAATDGVLIRPDLLTGIREIDRTAMTVTVEAGTPLKRLNTALAREGLSLTNMGDIMEQTVAGATSTGTHGTGRDSASISAQIRALELVTADGTVLTCSETENADVFAVARIGLGALGVITAITFAVEPVFLLTAREEPMGFDQVTSDFDQLVAENEHFEFYWFPHTGNCNTKRNNRSAGPAAPPGKVSGWIDDELLSNGVFQVACSLGRAVPATIPSIARISSRALSARTYTDIPYKVFTSPRRVRFVEMEYALPREAAVEALREVRAMVDRSPLRVSFPVEVRTAPADDIALSTASGRESAYIAVHMYRGTPYQAYFTAVERIMTAHGGRPHWGKINTRDAAYLSGVYPRFGEFTVVRDRLDPDRLFGNDYLRRVLGD; encoded by the coding sequence ATGACCGAGACCTACGCACGGACGGCGACGAGCCCGTGGCGCAACTGGGCGGGAAACGTCACGGCCCGGCCGGCCAGGACCGTGTCCCCCGCCTCGGTGGACGAGCTGGCGGAGGTGCTGCGCAGGGCGTCCGAGGACGGGCTGCGGGTGAAGCCGGCCGGCACCGGTCACTCGTTCACGGCGACCGCGGCCACCGACGGGGTGCTGATCCGGCCCGATCTGCTGACGGGCATCCGCGAGATCGACCGCACGGCGATGACGGTGACGGTCGAGGCGGGCACTCCGCTGAAGCGGCTCAACACCGCGCTCGCCCGCGAGGGCCTCTCGCTCACCAACATGGGCGACATCATGGAGCAGACGGTCGCCGGGGCCACCTCCACCGGGACGCACGGCACCGGCCGTGACTCGGCGTCCATATCCGCGCAGATACGCGCCCTGGAGCTGGTCACCGCCGACGGCACGGTCCTGACCTGTTCGGAGACCGAGAACGCCGACGTGTTCGCGGTGGCGCGGATCGGGCTCGGGGCCCTGGGCGTCATCACCGCGATCACCTTCGCCGTGGAGCCGGTCTTCCTGCTGACCGCCCGCGAGGAGCCGATGGGGTTCGACCAGGTGACGAGCGACTTCGATCAGCTCGTGGCCGAGAACGAGCACTTCGAGTTCTACTGGTTCCCGCACACCGGGAACTGCAACACCAAGCGCAACAACCGCAGCGCCGGCCCCGCCGCCCCTCCCGGCAAGGTCAGCGGCTGGATCGACGACGAACTGCTGTCCAACGGCGTCTTCCAGGTCGCCTGCTCGCTGGGCCGGGCCGTCCCCGCCACGATCCCCTCGATCGCCAGGATCTCCAGCCGCGCCCTGTCGGCGCGTACGTACACCGACATCCCGTACAAGGTGTTCACCAGCCCGCGCCGGGTCCGGTTCGTGGAGATGGAGTACGCGCTGCCGCGCGAAGCGGCCGTGGAGGCGCTGCGCGAGGTGCGGGCGATGGTCGACCGTTCACCGTTGCGCGTCAGCTTCCCGGTGGAGGTGCGCACCGCGCCTGCCGACGACATCGCGCTCTCCACGGCCTCGGGCCGGGAGAGCGCGTACATCGCCGTCCACATGTACCGGGGCACGCCCTACCAGGCGTACTTCACGGCGGTGGAGCGGATCATGACCGCGCACGGCGGGCGCCCGCACTGGGGAAAGATCAACACGCGGGACGCCGCGTACCTCTCCGGGGTGTATCCGCGCTTCGGCGAGTTCACGGTCGTACGGGACCGGCTCGACCCGGACCGCCTGTTCGGCAACGACTACCTGCGCCGGGTGCTGGGCGACTGA
- a CDS encoding ferrochelatase, producing MSDLRDPAPYDALLLLSFGGPEGPDDVVPFLANVTRGRGIPEERLKEVGKHYFLFGGVSPINAQNRALLDALRKDFAGHGLDLPVYWGNRNWAPYLTDTLREMVTDGHRRIAVLATSAYASYSGCRQYRENLAESLAALEAEGLPVPRVDKLRHYFNHPGFVEPMVEGVLASLADLPDDVRPGAHLAFTTHSIPSSAADTSGPVETHGDGGAYVAEHLDVARLIVDAVRERTGTAYPWRLVYQSRSGAPHIPWLEPDICDHLEALHGDGVPAVVMAPIGFVSDHMEVLYDLDTEATAKAAELGLPVRRSATVGADPRFAAAVRDLVLERAAAEQGRHPQRCALGALGPSHDLCPVGCCPARAPKPAAAGADSPYA from the coding sequence ATGTCCGATCTGCGCGATCCCGCCCCCTACGACGCCCTGCTCCTGCTCTCCTTCGGCGGCCCCGAAGGCCCGGACGACGTGGTTCCGTTCCTCGCGAACGTGACCCGCGGCCGGGGCATCCCCGAGGAACGGCTCAAGGAGGTCGGCAAGCACTACTTCCTGTTCGGGGGCGTCAGCCCGATCAACGCCCAGAACAGGGCCCTGCTCGACGCGCTGCGCAAGGACTTCGCCGGACACGGACTGGACCTGCCCGTCTACTGGGGCAACCGCAACTGGGCTCCCTACCTCACCGACACGCTCCGTGAGATGGTCACCGACGGGCACCGCCGCATCGCCGTCCTGGCCACCAGCGCCTACGCCTCGTACTCCGGCTGCCGGCAGTACCGCGAGAACCTCGCGGAGTCCCTGGCAGCCCTGGAGGCCGAGGGTCTTCCCGTTCCGCGCGTGGACAAACTGCGGCACTACTTCAACCACCCCGGCTTCGTGGAGCCCATGGTGGAGGGCGTCCTCGCCTCCCTGGCGGACCTGCCCGACGACGTGCGTCCCGGCGCGCACCTGGCCTTCACCACGCACTCCATCCCGTCCTCGGCGGCCGACACCTCGGGTCCCGTGGAGACGCACGGGGACGGCGGCGCGTACGTCGCCGAGCACCTGGACGTCGCCCGGCTGATCGTCGACGCGGTGCGCGAGCGGACCGGTACGGCGTACCCCTGGCGGCTCGTCTACCAGTCGCGCAGCGGCGCCCCGCACATCCCGTGGCTGGAGCCCGACATCTGCGACCACCTCGAAGCCCTCCACGGCGACGGGGTCCCCGCCGTCGTGATGGCGCCCATCGGCTTCGTCTCGGACCACATGGAGGTCCTGTACGACCTCGACACCGAGGCCACCGCCAAGGCCGCCGAGCTGGGCCTGCCGGTGCGCCGCTCCGCGACGGTCGGTGCCGATCCCCGCTTCGCCGCCGCCGTACGCGACCTGGTCCTGGAGCGGGCCGCCGCCGAGCAGGGCCGCCATCCGCAGCGGTGCGCCCTCGGGGCTCTCGGCCCGAGCCACGACCTCTGCCCGGTGGGCTGCTGCCCGGCCCGTGCCCCCAAGCCCGCCGCCGCCGGGGCCGACAGCCCCTACGCGTAA
- a CDS encoding inositol monophosphatase — translation MTETDHSVETLLDLAREAARRAGRLLRDGRPAGLGVAATKSSPVDVVTEMDIAAEKLITEYLIEHRPLDGYLGEESGTTAEGSTGVRWVIDPLDGTVNYLYGLPSWSVSIGVELHGERVAGVVEAPMRGETYFARRGHGAFVTGGPYGDEHVRLRCRPTAPLAEALVATGFNYVADVRTHQAEVARELIPRVRDIRRGGSAAIDLCDVAAGRLDGYFERGLHPWDLTAGDLIAREAGALTGGRPGRPADGDLTVAASPGVFEPLQALLEELGAWHD, via the coding sequence GTGACCGAAACCGACCACTCAGTGGAGACCCTGCTCGACCTCGCCAGGGAGGCCGCGCGACGCGCCGGCCGCCTGCTGCGCGACGGGCGTCCGGCGGGACTGGGCGTGGCCGCGACCAAGTCCAGCCCGGTCGATGTCGTCACCGAGATGGACATCGCCGCAGAGAAGCTGATCACCGAGTACCTGATCGAGCACCGCCCCCTCGACGGCTACCTCGGCGAGGAGAGCGGTACGACCGCCGAGGGCAGCACCGGTGTGCGCTGGGTCATCGACCCGCTCGACGGCACGGTGAACTATCTCTACGGGCTGCCGTCCTGGTCCGTCTCCATCGGTGTCGAGCTGCACGGCGAGCGGGTCGCCGGTGTGGTGGAGGCTCCCATGCGCGGCGAGACGTACTTCGCGCGCCGCGGCCACGGCGCCTTCGTCACCGGCGGGCCCTACGGGGACGAGCACGTACGGCTGCGGTGCCGGCCCACCGCCCCGCTCGCCGAGGCGCTGGTGGCCACGGGCTTCAACTACGTCGCCGACGTCCGGACGCACCAGGCCGAGGTGGCCCGCGAGCTGATCCCGCGGGTACGGGACATCCGGCGGGGCGGCTCCGCGGCCATCGACCTCTGCGATGTGGCCGCGGGCCGGCTCGACGGCTACTTCGAGCGCGGCCTGCACCCGTGGGACCTCACCGCGGGCGACCTCATCGCCCGGGAGGCGGGCGCCCTCACCGGCGGGCGCCCCGGCCGGCCGGCCGACGGAGACCTGACGGTGGCCGCGTCCCCGGGCGTCTTCGAACCGCTCCAGGCCCTGCTGGAGGAGCTGGGAGCCTGGCACGACTGA
- a CDS encoding response regulator transcription factor encodes MRVLVVEDEQLLADAVATGLRREAMAVDVVYDGAAAVERIEVNDYDVVVLDRDLPLVHGDDVCRRIVELGMPTRVLMLTASGDVSDRVEGLELGADDYLPKPFAFSELTARVRALGRRTTVALPPVLERAGIKLDPNRREVFRGEQEVQLAPKEFAVLEVLMRSEGAVVSAEQLLEKAWDENTDPFTNVVRVTVMTLRRKLGEPPVIVTVPGSGYRI; translated from the coding sequence GTGCGCGTACTCGTCGTGGAGGACGAGCAGCTGCTCGCCGATGCGGTGGCCACCGGATTGCGCCGCGAGGCCATGGCCGTCGATGTCGTGTACGACGGAGCCGCGGCCGTGGAGCGCATCGAGGTCAACGACTACGACGTCGTGGTGCTCGACCGCGACCTCCCCCTGGTCCACGGCGACGACGTGTGCCGCCGGATCGTCGAGCTGGGCATGCCGACCCGGGTCCTCATGCTCACCGCGTCCGGAGACGTCAGCGACCGGGTGGAGGGCCTGGAGCTGGGCGCCGACGACTATCTGCCCAAGCCCTTCGCGTTCAGCGAGCTGACCGCCCGGGTACGGGCCCTCGGCCGGCGTACGACCGTCGCCCTGCCGCCCGTCCTGGAGCGGGCCGGGATCAAGCTCGACCCCAACCGCCGCGAGGTGTTCCGGGGCGAGCAGGAGGTCCAGCTCGCCCCCAAGGAGTTCGCCGTCCTGGAGGTCCTGATGCGCAGCGAGGGCGCCGTCGTCTCGGCCGAGCAGCTGCTGGAGAAGGCCTGGGACGAGAACACCGACCCGTTCACCAACGTCGTCCGGGTGACCGTGATGACCCTGCGCCGCAAACTCGGCGAGCCCCCGGTGATCGTCACCGTGCCCGGCTCCGGTTACCGGATCTGA
- a CDS encoding ATP-binding protein has product MPATPPPMAAPPKPTWEPKQQEPPYPWLRPTIRIRLTLLYGGMFLIAGILLLSIIYMLAAQAMHVGSELPFKVVSGKVTSEVCTLPENASAETFNAAMNSCVNHQRQQALDTLLNRSLLALVGLSVIAFAFGYAMAGRVLSPLGRITRIARTVAGTDLARRIELDGPDDELKELADTFDDMLDRLERAFTAQQRFVGNASHELRTPLAINRTLLEVHLSDPEAPPELQQLGKTLLATNERSEQLVEGLLLLARSDNQIVERKPVDLAEVASRALDQARGEAEARHVEMRASLAPAVVQGNGVLLERIALNLVQNAVRYNVPADGWVEVTTELMPGQALMVVTNTGPVVPAYEIDNLFEPFRRLRTERTGSDKGVGLGLSIARSVARAHGGRIIAEPREGGGLVMRVSLPV; this is encoded by the coding sequence GTGCCCGCCACCCCGCCGCCCATGGCGGCGCCCCCCAAACCCACCTGGGAGCCCAAACAGCAGGAGCCCCCCTACCCCTGGCTGCGCCCGACCATCCGGATACGGCTCACGCTGCTGTACGGCGGCATGTTCCTGATCGCGGGCATCCTGCTGCTGTCGATCATCTACATGCTGGCCGCCCAGGCCATGCACGTGGGCAGTGAGCTGCCGTTCAAGGTCGTCAGCGGCAAGGTGACCAGCGAGGTCTGCACCCTGCCGGAGAACGCGTCGGCCGAGACCTTCAACGCCGCGATGAACTCCTGCGTCAACCACCAGCGCCAGCAGGCACTGGACACGCTGCTCAACCGGTCACTGCTCGCGCTGGTGGGCCTCAGCGTCATCGCCTTCGCCTTCGGCTACGCCATGGCGGGACGGGTGCTCTCGCCGCTGGGCAGGATCACCCGCATCGCCCGTACGGTCGCCGGTACGGACCTGGCCCGCCGCATCGAGCTGGACGGGCCCGACGACGAGCTGAAGGAGCTCGCCGACACCTTCGACGACATGCTGGACCGGCTGGAGCGGGCCTTCACCGCGCAGCAGCGGTTCGTCGGGAACGCGTCGCACGAGCTGCGCACCCCCCTGGCGATCAACCGCACGCTGCTGGAGGTCCATCTCTCCGACCCCGAGGCGCCCCCCGAGCTCCAGCAGCTGGGCAAGACGCTGCTGGCCACCAACGAGCGCAGCGAGCAGCTCGTGGAGGGCCTGCTGCTGCTCGCCCGCAGCGACAACCAGATCGTCGAGCGCAAACCCGTCGACCTGGCCGAGGTGGCCTCCCGGGCGCTGGACCAGGCCCGGGGCGAGGCCGAGGCCAGGCACGTGGAGATGCGCGCCTCGCTGGCCCCGGCGGTCGTCCAGGGCAACGGCGTCCTGCTGGAGCGGATCGCACTGAACCTCGTCCAGAACGCGGTGCGCTACAACGTCCCGGCGGACGGCTGGGTCGAGGTCACCACGGAGCTCATGCCGGGACAGGCCCTGATGGTCGTCACGAACACCGGACCCGTGGTCCCCGCCTACGAGATCGACAACCTCTTCGAGCCGTTCAGACGGCTGCGTACGGAGCGGACGGGCAGCGACAAGGGGGTCGGGCTCGGCCTGTCGATCGCGCGGTCCGTCGCCCGCGCCCACGGCGGCCGTATCATCGCCGAGCCCCGTGAAGGCGGTGGTCTTGTGATGCGTGTCTCACTGCCCGTCTGA
- a CDS encoding DUF4193 domain-containing protein: MATDYDTPRKTDDDVDQDSLEELKARRSDKTASAVDVDEFDAAEGLELPGADLSNEELAVRVLPKQADEFTCMSCFLVHHRSQLAREKNGQPICRDCD; the protein is encoded by the coding sequence ATGGCAACGGATTACGACACCCCACGCAAGACCGACGACGACGTCGATCAGGACAGCCTTGAAGAGCTGAAGGCACGCCGGAGCGACAAGACGGCGTCCGCCGTCGACGTCGACGAGTTCGACGCGGCCGAGGGACTGGAGCTGCCCGGCGCAGACCTGTCCAACGAGGAGCTGGCCGTACGGGTCCTGCCCAAGCAGGCCGATGAGTTCACCTGCATGAGCTGCTTCCTCGTGCACCACCGCAGCCAGCTGGCCCGCGAGAAGAACGGCCAGCCGATCTGCCGCGACTGCGACTGA